In Numenius arquata chromosome 20, bNumArq3.hap1.1, whole genome shotgun sequence, the following proteins share a genomic window:
- the LOC141473836 gene encoding basic phospholipase A2-like, with translation MKLFLLLLLCLTGLAPTGGNLLQFGAMIKHKTGKSPFTYDRYGCYCGWGGSKQPVDATDRCCHAHDCCYKRISSGLCRPKLVTYNYHTWGSQITCGSGTVCQMRSCECDKRAAECFQRTARSYNARYKNYPSFLCKGRTPSC, from the exons ATGAAgctcttcttgctgctgctcctctgcc TCACAGGGCTGGCCCCCACCGGTGGCAACCTGCTTCAGTTCGGTGCAATGATTAAGCACAAGACCGGGAAATCGCCATTCACCTATGACCGTTACGGCTGCTACTGCGGCTGGGGGGGATCCAAACAGCCGGTGGATGCCACCGACAG GTGCTGCCATGCCCACGACTGCTGCTACAAGAGGATCTCATCCGGTTTGTGCAGACCCAAGCTGGTCACATACAACTACCACACCTGGGGAAGCCAAATAACCTGCG GATCCGGGACTGTGTGCCAAATGCGGAGCTGCGAGTGCGACAAGCGGGCGGCAGAGTGTTTCCAAAGGACAGCCAGGAGCTACAACGCCCGTTACAAGAATTACCCCAGCTTTTTGTGCAAGGGCCGAACTCCTTCCTGCTGA
- the UBXN10 gene encoding UBX domain-containing protein 10, whose translation MATAALLNLAPSHRNIPSSTAAAFLWANTIDMHVARPKSAKGRTRPSFNYSQSVEACPCRVPPSLPPAAPQELVKSRKASSTKPAFLSGQVSPEEIPELLQQVPLRTSSSLNKYRVLPSIGQKDVGSSAVEMVAEQIDRLKVSGRQEDAPKSKTLSGEQGSASVLSQNDVPDEEGSRTQSPPEKPGRKMRQENPLSLEELPKAESHLLLAIRSPSGQRFEHHFKPTDSLQVVLAVAEQKMSAKYKRCSVETMEVPRRSFTDLTRSLHECGILHKSVLCIRQKEQHDADL comes from the coding sequence ATGGCCACAGCGGCTCTTCTGAACTTAGCACCATCTCACCGCAACATCCCTTCAagcacagcagctgctttcctgTGGGCAAACACCATCGACATGCACGTTGCCAGGCCAAAATCTGCCAAGGGACGCACAAGGCCAAGCTTCAATTACTCTCAGAGCGTGGAAGCCTGTCCTTGCCGAGTGCCACCTTCCCTGCCACCAGCCGCTCCCCAGGAATTAGTGAAGAGCCGGAAAGCATCGTCCACAAAACCGGCATTCCTGTCTGGCCAGGTGTCTCCTGAGGAAATCCCAGAGCTCCTGCAGCAAGTGCCTTTGAGGACCTCCTCTTCCCTCAACAAGTACAGGGTGCTCCCCTCCATTGGCCAGAAAGACGTAGGGAGCAGCGCTGTGGAAATGGTGGCTGAACAGATCGACCGGCTGAAAGTGAGTGGGAGGCAGGAAGATGCTCCGAAAAGCAAAACTCTTTCTGGAGAACAAGGATCTGCCAGTGTATTGTCACAAAATGATGTCCCTGATGAAGAAGGCTCACGCACACAGAGTCCTCCTGAGAAGCCAGGAAGGAAAATGAGACAAGAGAACCCTTTAAGTTTGGAAGAGCTGCCAAAAGCAGAGTCACACTTGCTGCTTGCTATTCGATCTCCCTCCGGTCAGAGATTTGAACATCATTTCAAGCCCACTGACAGTCTCCAGGTGGTCCTTGCTGTGGCCGAACAGAAAATGTCAGCCAAATACAAACGCTGCAGTGTTGAAACTATGGAGGTGCCCCGAAGGAGTTTCACTGACCTTACGCGGTCCCTCCATGAGTGTGGGATTCTCCACAAGTCTGTGCTGTGCATCCGACAGAAAGAGCAGCACGACGCAGATCTTTAG
- the LOC141474071 gene encoding phospholipase A2, membrane associated-like, protein MKNLLFAVLLACVLLPARGSVLELERMIRSTTGKSALLSYSWYGCFCGIGGRGTPVDSTDLCCHAHDCCYRKLREGKCSPLITPYHFDVTDGDIVCGNEQSWCKRETCLCDKAVASCFASALHSYNKSYLFYFKLKCRGSKLQC, encoded by the exons ATGAAGAATCTCCTCTTTGCCGTGCTCTTGGCTTGCG TGCTGCTGCCGGCTCGTGGCAGCGTTTTGGAACTGGAGCGGATGATCAGGTCGACTACAGGGAAGAGTGCCCTGCTCTCCTACAGCTGGTACGGGTGTTTCTGTGGCATTGGGGGCAGAGGAACCCCGGTGGACTCCACTGACCT GTGCTGCCATGCCCATGACTGCTGTTATAGGAAGCTGCGAGAGGGCAAATGCAGCCCCCTGATAACCCCCTACCACTTCGACGTCACCGATGGGGACATCGTCTGCG GTAACGAGCAGAGCTGGTGCAAGAGAGAGACCTGCCTATGCGACAAGGCGGTGGCTTCGTGCTTCGCTAGCGCTTTGCATTCCTACAATAAATCCTACCTCTTCTATTTCAAGCTGAAATGCCGAGGAAGTAAGCTCCAGTGCTGA
- the LOC141474043 gene encoding phospholipase A2, membrane associated-like has translation MNSLLTFAVLFAWGLSPAHGNLWQLQKMITKATGKNALLHYSFYGCYCGLGGKGQPKDATDRCCQLHDTCYNNLRSYCCHAKMQGYRYSWHGSSPSCSGQDSWCSQLSCECDRSLVLCLKRSKQSYTKRYLFYLKHRCR, from the exons ATGAACTCTCTCCTCACCTTCGCTGTGCTGTTTGCTTGGG GCTTGTCCCCGGCTCATGGGAACCTCTGGCAGCTGCAGAAGATGATCACGAAGGCGACGGGGAAAAACGCTTTGCTACATTACTCCTTCTATGGCTGCTACTGTGGCTTGGGGGGCAAGGGGCAGCCCAAGGATGCCACGGACAG ATGCTGCCAGCTGCATGATACCTGCTACAACAACCTCCGGAGCTACTGCTGTCATGCCAAGATGCAGGGCTACCGCTACAGCTGGCACGGCAGCAGCCCCTCCTGCT CTGGACAGGATTCCTGGTGCTCTCAGCTCTCCTGCGAGTGCGACCGCAGCCTGGTGCTCTGCCTGAAGAGAAGCAAACAAAGCTACACCAAACGTTACCTCTTCTACCTCAAGCACCGCTGCCGATGA